One genomic region from Burkholderia latens encodes:
- a CDS encoding ExbD/TolR family protein, whose product MAFGGLEHHKTSAPMAEINMTPLIDVMLVLLVIFIITAPLMTHAIRLDLPKVAASVARDTPQSVTLSIDDAGKLYWDDTPVELDALPARFKAAAAGAAPPELRLRASRATRYDVIAQVMGAAQAAGLTRIGFVTDVPPAGAAAPAASGAKR is encoded by the coding sequence ATGGCATTCGGCGGACTGGAGCACCACAAGACGTCCGCGCCGATGGCGGAAATCAACATGACGCCGCTGATCGACGTGATGCTCGTGCTGCTCGTGATCTTCATCATCACCGCGCCGCTGATGACGCACGCGATTCGACTCGATCTGCCGAAGGTCGCGGCGAGCGTCGCGCGCGACACGCCGCAGTCGGTCACGCTGTCGATTGACGACGCCGGCAAGCTGTACTGGGATGACACGCCCGTCGAGCTCGACGCGCTGCCCGCGCGCTTCAAGGCCGCCGCCGCGGGCGCGGCACCGCCGGAGCTGCGGCTGCGCGCGTCGCGCGCGACCCGCTACGACGTGATCGCGCAGGTGATGGGGGCCGCGCAGGCCGCCGGCCTCACACGGATCGGCTTCGTCACCGACGTGCCGCCGGCGGGCGCCGCAGCGCCCGCTGCGTCGGGCGCGAAACGCTGA
- the leuS gene encoding leucine--tRNA ligase, translating into MHERYVPADVEAAAQGDWRAADAYKTKEDSQKPKFYCVSMLPYPSGKLHMGHVRNYTINDVMYRYLRMNGYNTLMPMGWDAFGMPAENAAMANGVPPAKWTYDNIDYMKGQMQSMGLAIDWSREIATCKPDYYKWNQWLFLKMLEKGIAYKKTGTVNWDPVDQTVLANEQVIDGRGWRSGALVEKREIPMYYLRITQYADELLNDLDGLGWPERVKIMQQNWIGKSFGVNFGFPYELDGEKALLRVFTTRADTIMGVTFCAIAAEHPLAARLAQGKPELQAFIDECKRGGVAEADVATMEKKGIATGFSVTHPLTGEPVDVWIGNYVLMSYGEGAVMGVPGHDERDFAFAKKYGLPIKQVIASEGQTYSLDAWQEWYGDKETAVCVNSGKYDGLRHAEAVDAIAADLKAGGFGDKQVTWRLRDWGVSRQRYWGTPIPIIHCPSCGDVPVPEADLPVVLPEDLVPDGSGNPLAKSEAFLNCSCPKCGAAAKRETDTMDTFVDSSWYFSRYTAPDAETMVDARTDYWMPMDQYIGGIEHAILHLLYSRFWTKVMRDLGLVKFGEPAKNLLTQGMVLNETYYREDAAGKKTWYNPADVTVTHDDKGRPVGATLNADGQPVVLGGIEKMSKSKNNGVDPQVLIDQYGADTARLFTMFAAPPEQQLEWSGAGVEGASRFLRRVWSFGAGNREALAARTGFDAAALGDADKALRREIYSVLKQADFDYQRLQYNTVVSAAMKMLNAIDGAKGATPAVLRETYGVLLRVLYPVVPHITFELWKALGYADEFGPLLDAPWPKVDEAALEQSEIELVLQVNGKVRGALKVAKDASREAIEAAALADDAFAKFGEGKPAKKIVVVPGRLVNIVV; encoded by the coding sequence ATGCACGAGAGATACGTACCCGCCGACGTCGAAGCCGCCGCCCAGGGCGACTGGCGCGCAGCCGATGCCTACAAGACGAAGGAAGACTCGCAGAAGCCGAAGTTCTACTGCGTGTCGATGCTGCCGTACCCGTCCGGCAAGCTGCACATGGGTCACGTGCGCAACTACACGATCAACGACGTGATGTACCGCTACCTGCGGATGAACGGCTACAACACGCTGATGCCGATGGGCTGGGACGCGTTCGGGATGCCTGCGGAGAACGCCGCGATGGCGAACGGCGTGCCGCCGGCGAAGTGGACCTACGACAACATCGATTACATGAAGGGCCAGATGCAGTCGATGGGGCTCGCGATCGACTGGTCGCGCGAGATCGCGACGTGCAAGCCGGACTACTACAAGTGGAACCAGTGGTTGTTCCTGAAGATGCTCGAGAAGGGCATCGCGTACAAGAAGACGGGCACCGTGAACTGGGACCCGGTCGACCAGACCGTGCTCGCGAACGAGCAGGTGATCGACGGCCGCGGCTGGCGTTCGGGCGCGCTCGTGGAGAAGCGCGAGATCCCGATGTACTACCTGCGGATCACGCAGTACGCGGATGAGCTGCTGAACGACCTCGACGGCCTCGGCTGGCCCGAGCGCGTGAAGATCATGCAGCAGAACTGGATCGGCAAGAGCTTCGGCGTGAACTTCGGCTTCCCGTACGAACTCGACGGCGAGAAGGCGCTGCTGCGCGTGTTCACGACGCGTGCGGACACGATCATGGGCGTCACGTTCTGTGCGATCGCGGCCGAGCACCCGCTCGCCGCCCGCCTCGCGCAGGGCAAGCCGGAGCTGCAGGCGTTCATCGACGAATGCAAGCGCGGCGGCGTCGCCGAGGCCGACGTCGCGACGATGGAGAAGAAGGGCATCGCGACGGGCTTTTCGGTCACGCACCCGCTGACTGGCGAGCCGGTCGACGTGTGGATCGGCAACTACGTGCTGATGAGCTACGGCGAAGGCGCGGTGATGGGCGTGCCGGGGCACGACGAGCGCGATTTCGCGTTCGCGAAGAAGTACGGGCTGCCGATCAAGCAAGTGATCGCGAGCGAAGGGCAGACGTACTCGCTCGACGCGTGGCAAGAGTGGTACGGCGACAAGGAAACCGCGGTCTGCGTGAACAGCGGCAAGTACGACGGGCTGCGCCATGCGGAAGCGGTCGACGCCATCGCGGCCGACCTGAAGGCCGGCGGCTTCGGCGACAAGCAGGTCACGTGGCGCTTGCGTGACTGGGGCGTGTCGCGCCAGCGCTACTGGGGCACGCCGATCCCGATCATCCACTGCCCGTCGTGCGGCGACGTGCCGGTGCCGGAAGCCGACCTGCCGGTCGTGCTGCCGGAAGACCTCGTGCCGGACGGCTCGGGCAACCCGCTCGCGAAGTCGGAGGCGTTCCTGAACTGCTCGTGCCCGAAGTGCGGGGCGGCCGCGAAGCGCGAAACCGACACGATGGACACGTTCGTCGATTCGTCGTGGTACTTCTCGCGCTACACGGCGCCGGACGCCGAGACCATGGTCGACGCGCGCACCGATTACTGGATGCCGATGGATCAATACATCGGCGGCATCGAGCACGCGATCCTGCACCTGCTGTATTCGCGCTTCTGGACCAAGGTGATGCGTGACCTCGGCCTCGTGAAGTTCGGCGAGCCGGCGAAGAACCTGCTCACGCAGGGGATGGTGCTGAACGAGACGTACTACCGCGAGGACGCGGCGGGCAAGAAGACCTGGTACAACCCGGCCGACGTGACGGTCACGCACGACGACAAGGGCCGCCCGGTCGGCGCGACGCTGAACGCCGACGGCCAGCCGGTCGTGCTCGGCGGCATCGAGAAGATGTCGAAGTCGAAGAACAACGGCGTCGACCCGCAGGTGTTGATCGATCAGTACGGCGCCGATACCGCGCGCCTGTTCACGATGTTCGCCGCGCCGCCCGAGCAGCAGCTTGAATGGTCGGGCGCGGGCGTCGAAGGCGCGAGCCGCTTCCTGCGCCGCGTGTGGAGCTTCGGGGCCGGCAATCGCGAAGCGCTTGCCGCGCGTACCGGTTTCGACGCGGCCGCGCTCGGCGACGCCGACAAGGCGCTGCGCCGCGAGATCTACAGCGTGCTGAAGCAGGCCGATTTCGACTACCAGCGTCTGCAGTACAACACGGTCGTGTCGGCCGCGATGAAGATGCTGAACGCGATCGACGGCGCGAAAGGCGCGACGCCGGCCGTGCTGCGCGAGACGTACGGCGTGCTGCTGCGCGTGCTGTACCCGGTCGTGCCGCACATTACATTCGAGCTGTGGAAGGCGCTCGGCTACGCGGACGAATTCGGTCCGCTGCTCGACGCGCCGTGGCCGAAAGTCGACGAGGCTGCGCTCGAGCAGTCCGAGATCGAACTCGTGCTGCAGGTGAACGGCAAGGTGCGCGGCGCGCTGAAGGTCGCGAAGGACGCGAGCCGCGAGGCCATCGAGGCCGCGGCCCTGGCCGACGACGCGTTCGCGAAGTTCGGCGAAGGCAAGCCGGCGAAGAAGATCGTCGTCGTGCCGGGCCGCCTCGTGAACATCGTCGTCTGA
- the lptE gene encoding LPS assembly lipoprotein LptE gives MIRRSFLMLAAGSALALSACGFQLRGQQDYAFKHLLIAGAPAPVEARLVRLVEAGSDTKIVKSADDADAVLRMWESRGQNTLTLNRFGSAQEYALFYTLNYTLTSKDGTVLIPPSAIALNRAMTYSDQYTNAKAQEAEILYGDMQNDAVDQLMRRLAIVHSLTPAPEDVVPGVAPRAPLPPPPL, from the coding sequence GTGATCCGCAGATCGTTTTTGATGCTCGCCGCCGGCAGCGCGCTCGCGCTGTCGGCATGCGGTTTCCAGTTGCGCGGCCAGCAGGACTACGCGTTCAAGCACTTGCTGATCGCCGGTGCGCCGGCGCCCGTCGAGGCGCGCCTCGTGCGCCTCGTCGAGGCCGGCAGCGACACGAAGATCGTCAAGTCGGCGGACGATGCCGACGCCGTGCTGCGCATGTGGGAATCGCGCGGGCAGAACACGCTGACGCTCAACAGATTCGGCTCCGCGCAGGAGTATGCGCTGTTCTACACGCTGAACTACACGCTGACGAGCAAGGACGGCACCGTACTGATTCCGCCGAGCGCGATCGCGCTGAACCGTGCGATGACGTACAGCGACCAGTACACGAACGCGAAGGCGCAGGAAGCCGAGATCCTGTACGGCGACATGCAGAACGACGCGGTCGATCAGTTGATGCGGCGTCTCGCGATCGTCCACTCGCTGACGCCGGCGCCCGAGGACGTGGTGCCGGGCGTCGCGCCGCGCGCGCCGCTGCCGCCGCCGCCGCTCTGA
- the holA gene encoding DNA polymerase III subunit delta: MQLRLDALEPHLAKGVAGLYTVYGDEPLLAQEACDRIRGAARAAGFTERSVHTVERGFDWSVLLGATQAMSLFGERQLIELRIPSGKPGKEGADALKTLAATPNPDALMLVTLPRLDAATQKSAWFTALQNGGVALKIDPVDRAQLPNWIGQRLAMQGQRVAPGEDGRRALQFIAERVEGNLLAAHQEIQKLGLLYPQGALSFEQVHDAVLNVARYDVFKLNEAMLAGDAARLARMIDGLKGEGEAIVLVMWAVVEELRTLLRIKRGANAGKPLATLLRENRVWGPRERLIGPALNRVSEAMLEKALAFAAKLDRQVKGLSAVTPGRRTQDDPPPDPWDGLFQLAMTVAGERGERPPTAGRVRR, from the coding sequence ATGCAATTGCGACTTGATGCGCTCGAGCCGCACCTCGCGAAGGGGGTGGCCGGGCTCTACACCGTGTACGGCGACGAGCCGCTGCTCGCGCAGGAAGCGTGCGACCGCATTCGCGGGGCCGCGCGCGCAGCGGGCTTCACCGAGCGTTCGGTGCATACGGTCGAGCGCGGTTTCGACTGGAGCGTGCTGCTCGGCGCGACGCAGGCGATGTCGCTGTTCGGCGAGCGCCAGCTGATCGAGCTGCGCATTCCGTCGGGCAAGCCCGGCAAGGAAGGCGCCGACGCGCTGAAAACGCTTGCGGCCACGCCCAATCCGGACGCGCTGATGCTCGTCACGCTGCCGCGCCTCGACGCGGCGACGCAGAAATCCGCGTGGTTCACCGCGCTGCAGAACGGCGGCGTCGCGCTGAAGATCGATCCGGTCGATCGCGCACAACTGCCGAACTGGATCGGCCAGCGGCTGGCGATGCAGGGCCAGCGCGTCGCGCCCGGCGAAGACGGCCGGCGTGCGCTGCAGTTCATCGCGGAGCGCGTCGAGGGCAACCTGCTCGCCGCGCACCAGGAAATCCAGAAGCTCGGCCTGCTGTATCCGCAGGGCGCGCTGTCGTTCGAGCAGGTGCACGACGCGGTGCTGAACGTCGCGCGCTACGACGTGTTCAAGCTGAACGAGGCGATGCTGGCGGGCGATGCCGCGCGGCTCGCGCGGATGATCGACGGGCTGAAGGGCGAAGGCGAGGCGATCGTGCTTGTGATGTGGGCCGTCGTCGAGGAATTGCGCACGCTGCTGCGAATCAAGCGCGGCGCGAACGCCGGCAAGCCGCTCGCGACGCTGCTGCGCGAGAACCGCGTATGGGGACCGCGCGAGCGGCTGATCGGTCCCGCGCTGAATCGCGTGTCGGAAGCCATGCTGGAAAAGGCGCTCGCGTTCGCCGCGAAGCTCGACCGGCAGGTGAAGGGGCTGTCGGCCGTCACGCCGGGCCGTCGTACGCAGGACGATCCGCCGCCGGATCCCTGGGATGGCCTGTTTCAGCTCGCGATGACGGTCGCCGGCGAGCGCGGCGAGCGACCGCCGACCGCGGGTCGCGTGCGGCGTTAA
- a CDS encoding glutamate-5-semialdehyde dehydrogenase, with product MDIDQYMMDLGRRARHASRAMARASTAAKNAALDAVARAIERDAQALKDANARDVARAREKGLDAAFVDRLTLSDKALNTMVEGLRQVASLADPIGEIGNLKYRPSGIQVGQMRVPLGVIGIIYESRPNVTIDAAALCLKSGNATILRGGSEALESNAALAKLIGEGLAAAGLPQDAVQVVATADRAAVGKLITMTEYVDVIVPRGGKSLIERLINEARVPMIKHLDGICHVYVDDRADLAKALTVCDNAKTHRYGTCNTMETLLVSRGIAAALLPPLGKLYRDKQVELRVDAAARTVLADAGVGPLVDATEEDWHTEYLAPVLAIKVVDGLDAAIEHINHYGSHHTDAIVTEDHDRAMRFLREVDSASVMVNASTRFADGFEFGLGAEIGISNDKLHARGPVGLEGLTSLKYVVLGHGEGRQ from the coding sequence ATGGATATCGATCAGTACATGATGGACCTGGGCCGCCGCGCCCGGCACGCTTCCCGTGCGATGGCGCGCGCCAGCACGGCCGCGAAGAACGCGGCGCTCGATGCCGTTGCGCGCGCGATCGAGCGCGACGCACAGGCGCTGAAAGATGCGAATGCGCGCGACGTCGCCCGTGCGCGCGAAAAGGGGCTCGACGCGGCGTTCGTCGATCGCCTGACGTTGTCCGACAAAGCGCTGAACACGATGGTCGAAGGCCTGCGTCAGGTCGCGTCGCTTGCCGATCCGATCGGCGAGATCGGCAACCTGAAGTACCGCCCGAGCGGGATCCAGGTCGGCCAGATGCGCGTGCCGCTCGGCGTGATCGGGATCATCTACGAATCGCGCCCGAACGTGACGATCGACGCGGCTGCGCTGTGCCTGAAGTCGGGCAATGCGACGATCCTGCGCGGCGGCTCCGAGGCGCTCGAGTCGAACGCGGCGCTCGCGAAGCTGATCGGTGAAGGGCTCGCCGCGGCCGGCCTGCCGCAGGACGCGGTGCAGGTCGTCGCGACGGCCGATCGTGCGGCGGTCGGCAAGCTGATCACGATGACCGAATACGTCGACGTGATCGTGCCGCGCGGCGGCAAGAGCCTGATCGAGCGTCTGATCAACGAGGCCCGCGTGCCGATGATCAAGCACCTCGACGGCATCTGCCACGTGTATGTCGACGACCGCGCGGATCTCGCGAAGGCGCTGACTGTCTGCGACAACGCGAAGACGCACCGCTACGGCACCTGCAACACGATGGAGACGCTGCTCGTGTCGCGCGGTATCGCGGCCGCGCTGCTGCCGCCGCTCGGCAAGCTGTATCGCGACAAGCAGGTCGAACTGCGCGTCGATGCGGCTGCGCGCACGGTGCTGGCCGACGCCGGCGTCGGCCCGCTCGTCGACGCGACCGAAGAAGACTGGCATACCGAATACCTCGCGCCGGTGCTCGCGATCAAGGTCGTCGACGGCCTCGACGCGGCGATCGAGCACATCAACCACTACGGCTCCCACCACACCGATGCGATCGTCACCGAGGATCACGACCGGGCGATGCGCTTCCTGCGCGAAGTCGATTCGGCGAGCGTGATGGTCAACGCGTCGACGCGTTTCGCGGACGGCTTCGAGTTCGGCCTCGGCGCGGAGATCGGCATCTCGAACGACAAGCTGCATGCACGCGGGCCCGTCGGCCTGGAAGGGCTCACGTCGCTGAAGTACGTGGTGCTCGGACACGGCGAAGGCCGTCAATAA
- a CDS encoding CopD family protein: MAMLWVKTFHIVLIAAWFAGLFYLPRIYVNLAMETDPAAVRRLLLMARKLFRFMTMIAVPALACGLWLWLAIGIGQGQGWIHAKVTVVLLLIIYHAYCGHLLRVFERGENRRTDKWYRVFNELPVLGMLAAVALVVIKPF, from the coding sequence ATGGCAATGCTCTGGGTCAAGACGTTCCATATCGTTCTGATCGCCGCGTGGTTCGCGGGCCTGTTCTATCTGCCGCGCATCTACGTGAACCTGGCCATGGAAACCGATCCGGCCGCGGTGCGCCGGCTGCTGCTGATGGCGCGCAAGCTGTTCCGCTTCATGACGATGATCGCAGTGCCGGCGCTCGCGTGCGGGCTGTGGTTGTGGCTCGCGATCGGCATCGGCCAGGGGCAGGGGTGGATCCATGCGAAGGTGACGGTCGTGCTGCTGCTGATCATTTACCACGCGTATTGCGGGCATCTGCTGCGGGTGTTCGAGCGTGGCGAGAACCGCCGCACCGACAAGTGGTATCGCGTGTTCAACGAGCTGCCGGTGCTCGGGATGCTCGCGGCGGTCGCGCTGGTCGTGATCAAACCGTTCTGA
- a CDS encoding MurR/RpiR family transcriptional regulator has protein sequence MLPRIEAIRPELRPSERKLADYILAAPREVLDLAMTELSTRAGVSQPTIARFCQALGCSGFREFKIRLAQSVAPGVSSVYRDVEPDEPAPGIIGKVFDRTIGALIEVRNSLSAGSVAEAIALLSNASRIEFYGAGGSGIAAQDIQHKFFRLGVPSVAYSDPHTFSMSSALLGPHDVVVAISNTGRTRDIVEAARSALACGANVVAITQSHSPLAKLATVSLASNVAEETDVFSPMTSRMSHLAIGDILAVGVALSRGPALMERVGRAKEAITRRRIDDPAKE, from the coding sequence ATGCTGCCCCGCATTGAAGCGATTCGCCCCGAGCTGCGTCCGTCCGAGCGCAAGCTCGCCGACTACATCCTCGCCGCGCCGCGCGAGGTGCTCGACCTCGCGATGACTGAACTGTCGACTCGCGCCGGCGTCAGCCAGCCGACGATCGCACGCTTCTGCCAGGCGCTCGGCTGCAGCGGCTTTCGCGAATTCAAGATCCGGCTCGCGCAGAGCGTCGCGCCGGGCGTGTCGTCGGTCTACCGCGACGTCGAGCCAGACGAACCGGCGCCCGGCATCATCGGCAAGGTGTTCGACCGCACGATCGGCGCGCTGATCGAGGTCCGCAACAGCTTGTCCGCGGGCAGCGTCGCCGAAGCGATCGCGCTGCTGTCGAATGCGTCGCGCATCGAGTTCTACGGCGCTGGCGGCTCGGGCATCGCTGCGCAGGACATCCAGCACAAGTTCTTTCGGCTCGGCGTGCCGAGCGTCGCGTATTCGGATCCGCACACGTTCTCGATGTCGTCGGCGCTGCTCGGCCCGCACGACGTCGTCGTCGCGATCTCGAACACCGGCCGCACGCGCGACATCGTCGAGGCCGCGCGTTCCGCGCTCGCGTGCGGCGCGAACGTCGTCGCGATCACGCAAAGCCATTCGCCGCTCGCGAAACTCGCGACCGTGAGCCTCGCGTCGAACGTGGCGGAAGAAACCGACGTGTTCTCGCCAATGACGTCGCGGATGTCGCATCTCGCGATCGGCGACATTCTCGCGGTCGGCGTCGCGCTGTCGCGCGGCCCGGCGCTGATGGAGCGCGTCGGCCGTGCGAAGGAAGCGATCACGCGGCGCCGGATCGACGATCCGGCGAAGGAGTGA
- the edd gene encoding phosphogluconate dehydratase — protein MTSLHPTLAKVTERVIARSQSTRSAYLQRIDRAQGKFPARGALSCANLAHGFAGLEGSDKFQIKAIREPNIGIVSSYNEMLSAHAPYKNFPDIIKAAARENGGVAQFAGGVPAMCDGVTQGNPGMELSLFSREAIAMGTAIALTHNMFDAALCLGICDKIVPGLLIGALQFGHLPTIFVPAGPMTSGLSNDDKAKIRQQFATGQVGRDALLEAESAAYHGHGTCTFYGTANSNQMLMELMGLHLPGSAFIHPHTPLRDALTAEAARRVLDLTAERGQYTPIGHVIDEKAIVNGIVALLATGGSTNHTLHLVAIARAAGILIDWDDFDELSAAVPLLAKIYPNGKADVNHFHAAGGVAFLVRNLLEGGLLHEDVTTIAGKGLSHYTKEPKLIDGKLTWVDGTAESHDTKVLRGIRDPFQPDGGLRLMQGRLGRGVIKISAVAPEHRKVKAPAIVFDSQEAVQEAFDRGELKRDFVAVVRFQGARANGMPELHRLTPLLGVLQDQGFRVALVTDGRMSGASGKVPAVIHVSPEALLAGPIGKVKTGDTLVIDAEAGILDIEVDEAEWQARPVAQPLHQAENEVGFGRELFGVFRAAAAPAEQGASVFGALVGETAVRVAA, from the coding sequence ATGACGTCGCTGCATCCCACCTTGGCGAAGGTCACCGAACGCGTGATCGCCCGCAGCCAATCGACCCGTTCGGCCTATCTGCAGCGCATCGATCGCGCGCAAGGCAAGTTCCCGGCGCGCGGCGCGCTGTCATGCGCGAACCTCGCGCACGGCTTCGCGGGCCTCGAAGGCAGCGACAAGTTCCAGATCAAGGCGATTCGCGAACCGAACATCGGCATCGTGTCCTCGTACAACGAGATGCTGTCCGCGCATGCGCCGTACAAGAATTTCCCCGACATCATCAAGGCCGCCGCGCGCGAGAACGGCGGCGTCGCGCAGTTCGCGGGCGGCGTGCCGGCGATGTGCGACGGCGTCACGCAGGGCAACCCGGGCATGGAGCTGTCGCTGTTTTCGCGCGAGGCCATCGCGATGGGCACGGCGATCGCGCTCACGCACAACATGTTCGACGCGGCGCTCTGCCTCGGCATTTGCGACAAGATCGTGCCGGGCCTGTTGATCGGCGCACTGCAGTTCGGCCACCTGCCGACCATTTTCGTGCCGGCCGGCCCGATGACGAGCGGGTTGTCCAACGACGACAAGGCAAAGATTCGCCAGCAGTTCGCGACCGGTCAGGTCGGCCGCGACGCGCTGCTCGAGGCGGAATCGGCCGCGTATCACGGTCATGGCACCTGCACGTTCTACGGCACCGCGAACAGCAACCAGATGCTGATGGAACTGATGGGCCTGCATCTGCCGGGCTCGGCGTTCATCCATCCGCACACGCCGCTGCGCGACGCGCTGACGGCGGAGGCTGCACGCCGCGTGCTCGACCTCACCGCCGAGCGCGGCCAGTACACGCCGATCGGCCACGTGATCGACGAGAAGGCGATCGTCAACGGGATCGTCGCGCTGCTCGCGACGGGCGGCTCGACCAATCACACGCTGCATCTCGTCGCGATCGCGCGTGCGGCCGGCATCCTGATCGACTGGGACGATTTCGACGAACTGTCGGCCGCGGTGCCGCTGCTCGCGAAGATCTATCCGAACGGCAAGGCCGACGTGAACCATTTCCATGCGGCGGGCGGTGTCGCATTCCTGGTGCGCAACCTGCTCGAAGGCGGACTGCTGCACGAAGACGTGACGACGATCGCCGGCAAGGGGCTGTCTCACTACACGAAGGAGCCGAAGCTGATCGACGGCAAGCTGACGTGGGTGGACGGCACCGCCGAGAGCCATGACACGAAGGTGCTGCGCGGCATCCGCGATCCGTTCCAGCCGGACGGCGGCCTGCGGCTGATGCAGGGCCGGCTCGGCCGCGGCGTGATCAAGATCTCCGCGGTCGCGCCCGAGCACCGCAAGGTGAAGGCGCCGGCGATCGTGTTCGATTCGCAGGAAGCCGTGCAGGAAGCGTTCGACCGCGGCGAGCTGAAGCGCGATTTCGTTGCGGTCGTGCGGTTCCAGGGCGCACGGGCGAACGGGATGCCCGAACTGCACCGTTTGACGCCGCTGCTCGGCGTGCTGCAGGATCAGGGCTTCCGCGTCGCGCTCGTCACCGACGGCCGCATGTCCGGCGCGTCGGGCAAGGTGCCGGCCGTGATCCACGTGTCGCCGGAAGCGCTGCTCGCCGGCCCGATCGGCAAGGTGAAGACGGGTGACACGCTCGTGATCGACGCGGAAGCCGGCATCCTCGACATCGAGGTCGACGAAGCGGAATGGCAAGCGCGTCCGGTCGCGCAACCGCTGCACCAGGCGGAGAACGAAGTCGGCTTCGGGCGCGAACTGTTCGGCGTGTTCCGTGCCGCGGCCGCGCCGGCCGAGCAGGGCGCATCGGTTTTCGGGGCGCTGGTCGGCGAAACTGCCGTCCGCGTCGCTGCATGA
- the eda gene encoding bifunctional 4-hydroxy-2-oxoglutarate aldolase/2-dehydro-3-deoxy-phosphogluconate aldolase, whose product MKTIAEIVKLGPVIPVLAFDSVEQGENVSRALHAGGVKVLEITLRTPAGLEAIQRASQLADDIVVGVGTITKPEHCAQAKRAGATFGVSPGLTKDLHLASLDAGLPLLPGVMTPSDIIQALEFGYDIVKFFPAQQAGGVPMLQAFHGPFPALKFCPTGGITAESAPTFLKQPNVVCVGGSWLTPKAALAAQDWAEVTRLAQAASQLTR is encoded by the coding sequence ATGAAGACGATTGCTGAAATCGTGAAGCTGGGCCCGGTGATCCCGGTGCTTGCGTTCGACTCGGTCGAGCAGGGGGAAAACGTGTCGCGCGCGTTGCACGCGGGCGGCGTCAAAGTGCTCGAGATCACGCTGCGCACGCCGGCGGGCCTCGAGGCGATCCAGCGCGCGAGCCAGCTCGCGGACGACATCGTCGTCGGCGTCGGTACGATCACGAAGCCCGAGCACTGCGCGCAGGCGAAGCGCGCGGGCGCGACGTTCGGCGTGTCGCCGGGCCTGACGAAGGACCTGCACCTGGCATCGCTCGACGCGGGCCTGCCGCTGCTGCCGGGCGTGATGACGCCGAGCGACATCATCCAGGCGCTCGAATTCGGTTACGACATCGTCAAGTTCTTCCCCGCGCAGCAGGCCGGCGGCGTGCCGATGCTGCAGGCGTTCCACGGTCCGTTCCCGGCGCTGAAGTTCTGCCCGACGGGCGGCATCACCGCCGAAAGCGCCCCCACTTTCCTGAAGCAGCCGAACGTCGTGTGCGTCGGCGGCTCGTGGCTGACGCCGAAAGCTGCGCTCGCCGCGCAGGACTGGGCGGAAGTCACGCGTCTCGCGCAAGCGGCGAGCCAGCTTACCCGCTGA